One window from the genome of Pseudalkalibacillus hwajinpoensis encodes:
- a CDS encoding M23 family metallopeptidase, producing the protein MRKYSFLILILFFLIPINVRGADIDEDKLRSERKMLFHKMEAVTQVPWYIYAGIDQYERSIRRSQKDIPREKGAIAIYITPEKWSGGTNPNKEDHDPISISFFNGIGLDGNGDGKAERTNDEDLLYTIGSFIQQYGSSLEDIQIGLWDYYHRDQAVRTITSNSAVYHTFKTLKLDKHAFPVPLHANYSYRSTWGDRRGWGGLRIHEGTDIFASYGVGVKATSYGTVETKGWNEYGGWRIGIRDIDGNYHYYAHLNGFEKGIEKGHVVQPGEIIGYVGSSGYGPKGTAGKFPPHLHYGIYKDNGRTEWSYDPYPSLRLWERQERIRNKK; encoded by the coding sequence TTGAGAAAATATAGTTTTCTTATCCTTATTCTTTTCTTCCTCATCCCTATAAACGTTCGAGGTGCTGATATAGACGAAGATAAACTAAGAAGCGAACGGAAGATGTTATTTCATAAGATGGAAGCCGTCACACAGGTCCCCTGGTACATCTATGCTGGTATTGATCAATATGAACGAAGCATTAGGCGCTCACAAAAAGATATTCCTCGTGAAAAAGGTGCAATAGCTATCTATATTACGCCTGAGAAATGGTCTGGAGGTACGAATCCAAATAAAGAAGATCATGATCCTATCTCGATATCGTTCTTTAATGGAATTGGCCTCGATGGCAATGGAGATGGCAAAGCCGAGCGTACTAATGACGAAGATCTACTTTATACAATTGGGTCTTTCATACAACAGTATGGAAGTTCTTTAGAAGATATTCAAATTGGTCTTTGGGATTATTATCATCGTGACCAGGCAGTAAGGACGATTACAAGTAATAGTGCTGTTTATCATACATTCAAAACGCTTAAACTCGATAAGCATGCTTTTCCCGTGCCTCTTCACGCAAACTATAGTTACCGAAGCACATGGGGCGATCGACGTGGCTGGGGCGGACTTCGAATTCACGAAGGAACGGATATTTTCGCTTCTTATGGTGTTGGAGTGAAAGCGACAAGTTACGGAACGGTCGAGACGAAGGGATGGAATGAATATGGCGGTTGGCGGATCGGGATTCGGGATATCGATGGCAATTACCACTACTATGCTCACCTAAATGGTTTTGAAAAAGGCATTGAGAAAGGTCATGTTGTACAGCCAGGTGAAATCATTGGGTATGTTGGTAGCTCTGGATATGGACCAAAAGGAACGGCTGGAAAGTTCCCGCCACATCTTCACTATGGCATCTATAAAGACAACGGAAGAACAGAATGGTCGTATGACCCCTATCCTTCGTTGAGGCTCTGGGAACGACAGGAACGAATACGCAACAAAAAGTAA
- the lipA gene encoding lipoyl synthase — protein sequence MSKKEEYLRKPEWLKIKLNTNENYKGLKKMMREKKLHTVCEEARCPNIHECWAVRKTATFMILGDVCTRACRFCAVKTGLPTELDWAEPERVADSVEQMGLKHVVITAVARDDLKDGGAAVFAETVRAIRRKNPFCSIEVLPSDMGGQYEALETLMDAKPDIMNHNIETVERLTPRVRARAKYRRTLEFLQRAKEMNPEIPTKSSIMLGLGETKEEIIQTLDDLRAHDVDIVTLGQYLQPSKKHLKVEKYWTPQEFLELKDIALEKGFKHCESGPMVRSSYHADEQVNAAKQASK from the coding sequence GTGAGTAAGAAAGAAGAATATTTAAGAAAACCAGAGTGGTTGAAAATAAAACTAAATACAAACGAAAATTATAAAGGCTTAAAAAAGATGATGCGCGAGAAAAAGTTACATACGGTCTGTGAGGAAGCGCGTTGTCCGAATATCCATGAATGTTGGGCTGTTCGTAAGACGGCAACCTTTATGATTCTTGGTGATGTTTGTACTCGTGCATGCCGTTTCTGTGCAGTAAAAACTGGTCTTCCAACTGAGCTTGATTGGGCAGAGCCTGAACGCGTTGCGGATTCCGTTGAACAGATGGGACTAAAACACGTGGTCATTACCGCTGTAGCACGAGATGATTTAAAAGATGGTGGTGCGGCTGTTTTTGCTGAAACCGTACGTGCTATTCGTCGTAAAAATCCGTTCTGTTCGATCGAAGTTCTTCCATCAGACATGGGTGGCCAATATGAAGCGCTTGAAACACTCATGGATGCGAAACCGGATATTATGAACCACAATATCGAAACAGTGGAGCGCCTAACGCCAAGAGTGAGAGCACGCGCAAAATATCGTCGTACACTAGAGTTTCTTCAGCGTGCAAAAGAAATGAATCCTGAGATTCCGACTAAATCCAGCATCATGCTAGGATTAGGTGAAACAAAAGAGGAAATCATTCAAACACTTGATGATCTTCGTGCACATGATGTTGATATTGTTACACTTGGACAATACTTACAACCATCGAAAAAGCATTTAAAAGTAGAAAAATACTGGACGCCTCAAGAGTTTCTTGAGCTAAAAGATATCGCACTGGAAAAAGGCTTTAAACACTGTGAATCTGGTCCAATGGTTCGTTCGTCTTATCATGCTGACGAGCAAGTAAATGCAGCCAAGCAAGCTTCGAAGTAA
- a CDS encoding YhcN/YlaJ family sporulation lipoprotein, protein MKKQILLILPLVLGLGACQGENATDSFDHADLTPVKTDPDDYGMNTANSQEKSKKGGFGYVRHTRNTNNMNSQKQPENIAYLDRDRMSDMIGSMAIVLPYVNDVATLVTDEEVLIGYKTTTKDRDATADQVKKTALSVIPRYYHVYVSDEEGMIAEVERYQNASTANGELEKSIEETIAKMKKAPQGKKVSDGENENGEMKGEMNEDLNDTDGKEMMSK, encoded by the coding sequence TTGAAAAAACAAATTCTGCTCATACTGCCACTCGTATTAGGACTTGGGGCATGCCAGGGAGAAAATGCAACAGATTCCTTTGACCACGCAGATTTAACACCTGTTAAAACGGATCCCGATGATTACGGTATGAACACCGCTAACTCTCAGGAAAAGTCCAAAAAGGGTGGCTTTGGATATGTGCGTCATACACGAAATACAAACAACATGAATTCTCAAAAACAACCCGAGAACATTGCCTACCTTGATCGTGATCGTATGTCAGATATGATCGGTTCAATGGCAATTGTTTTACCTTATGTCAATGATGTCGCAACGCTAGTAACAGATGAAGAAGTTCTCATTGGCTATAAAACAACAACAAAAGATCGTGATGCCACTGCGGATCAAGTAAAGAAAACGGCTCTTTCTGTCATTCCAAGATATTATCACGTCTATGTTTCTGACGAAGAAGGAATGATTGCTGAGGTCGAGCGATATCAAAATGCCTCCACTGCAAATGGAGAACTCGAGAAGAGCATAGAAGAAACGATTGCCAAAATGAAGAAAGCGCCACAAGGGAAAAAAGTAAGTGATGGAGAGAATGAGAACGGTGAGATGAAGGGCGAAATGAATGAAGACTTAAATGATACAGATGGAAAAGAAATGATGTCGAAGTAA
- a CDS encoding YutD family protein, giving the protein MIKVNQHTFELMKDEREGWNEEAFLARYSEILDKYDYIVGDWGYGQLRLKGFFEDRNQKATFDTKFSTVLDYLYEYCNFGCPYFVLKKQKKEKPKKQQQEA; this is encoded by the coding sequence ATGATAAAAGTAAATCAACATACGTTTGAGTTGATGAAGGATGAAAGAGAAGGTTGGAACGAAGAAGCTTTTCTTGCTCGATATAGTGAGATTCTGGATAAATATGATTACATTGTTGGGGATTGGGGATATGGTCAGCTTAGATTAAAAGGATTCTTTGAGGACCGTAACCAAAAAGCAACTTTCGATACAAAATTCAGCACGGTGCTTGATTATTTATATGAATACTGCAACTTCGGCTGCCCTTATTTTGTATTAAAGAAGCAGAAGAAGGAAAAACCGAAGAAACAACAACAAGAAGCATAA
- a CDS encoding DUF3055 domain-containing protein produces MEDERLIYDEQEATEARFVCFMGSNHRFDLCIVKSDRFYGKSLVLDIQGGKFAIIGHDDLNEPGNLEHAYSLNEEDAEELRNFLREVLSH; encoded by the coding sequence ATGGAAGATGAACGACTCATCTACGACGAACAGGAGGCCACTGAAGCCAGGTTCGTCTGCTTTATGGGAAGCAATCATCGGTTTGACCTTTGTATTGTAAAATCAGATCGCTTTTATGGAAAATCGTTAGTCCTCGATATTCAAGGAGGCAAATTTGCAATTATCGGCCACGATGATCTAAATGAGCCTGGAAATCTCGAGCATGCCTACTCTCTCAATGAGGAAGATGCTGAAGAACTTCGCAACTTCTTGAGAGAAGTCTTAAGTCACTAA
- a CDS encoding DUF86 domain-containing protein — MYFVDRKKIEEQLVYFDKMIVLMKESSFQTELHFLGLERIHHVVIESMIDVGNSIIDGFIMRDPGSYEDIIEILADEKVISTENTIMLKEVVGMRKPLMQQYVMLDHEALEQNLRKNLSALEQFPTDIRTYLNQELGAVSAFLPDNED, encoded by the coding sequence ATGTATTTTGTGGATCGTAAGAAAATAGAAGAACAGCTGGTTTATTTCGATAAAATGATTGTTCTCATGAAGGAAAGTTCTTTTCAAACAGAACTTCATTTTCTCGGATTAGAGCGAATTCATCACGTTGTCATTGAGAGCATGATTGACGTAGGGAACAGCATCATTGATGGATTCATTATGCGAGATCCCGGGAGCTATGAAGATATTATTGAAATCCTAGCTGATGAAAAAGTAATTTCAACTGAAAATACTATTATGTTAAAAGAAGTCGTGGGCATGAGAAAACCACTAATGCAGCAATATGTTATGCTTGATCATGAAGCATTGGAGCAAAATCTTCGGAAAAACCTCAGTGCACTAGAGCAGTTTCCTACTGATATAAGAACATACTTAAATCAAGAATTAGGGGCTGTTTCAGCTTTTCTTCCAGATAATGAAGATTGA
- a CDS encoding TIGR01457 family HAD-type hydrolase gives MKNYKGYLIDLDGTMYRGTEKIHEAVEFVKRLKEANIPYLFVTNNSSKRKEQVSEKLEAFGVPCTPNHVFTTSMATASYISNEKQDASVYVIGEEGIRDALTDEGLMIQDDNPDYVVVGIDRSITYEKFAKACIAVRNGATFISTNGDIAIPTERGLLPGNGSLTAVVSVSTEVDPIFIGKPEPIIMEQALAQLGTPKEGTLMVGDNYRTDILAGINAGLDTLLVHTGVTTKEHLLSVEKQPEYTALTLDEWQI, from the coding sequence ATGAAAAACTATAAAGGCTATTTAATTGATCTAGATGGTACAATGTATCGAGGCACTGAAAAAATTCACGAAGCAGTCGAGTTTGTGAAGCGTTTAAAGGAAGCAAATATTCCCTATTTATTTGTGACGAACAATTCATCAAAACGGAAAGAACAAGTTTCTGAAAAGCTAGAGGCGTTTGGTGTACCATGTACGCCAAATCACGTGTTTACAACAAGCATGGCAACAGCAAGTTATATCTCTAATGAAAAGCAAGATGCATCGGTTTATGTGATTGGAGAAGAAGGCATTCGCGATGCCTTAACGGATGAAGGTTTAATGATTCAAGACGACAATCCAGACTATGTTGTCGTTGGGATTGACCGCTCGATCACATACGAGAAATTTGCGAAGGCGTGCATTGCCGTTCGAAACGGAGCTACTTTTATATCGACAAACGGAGATATTGCGATTCCAACAGAACGAGGATTGTTACCCGGTAATGGTTCATTGACGGCAGTGGTGTCTGTTTCAACGGAAGTAGACCCTATTTTTATTGGGAAGCCTGAACCGATTATTATGGAACAAGCTCTTGCTCAACTTGGAACACCGAAAGAAGGGACGTTGATGGTTGGGGATAATTATCGCACCGATATTCTTGCAGGTATCAATGCCGGTTTGGATACATTGCTTGTTCATACAGGCGTAACAACGAAAGAGCACTTGTTATCAGTCGAAAAGCAACCCGAGTATACGGCTCTTACGCTAGATGAATGGCAAATATAA
- a CDS encoding phosphatidylglycerophosphatase A family protein — MGQEPMDLVEQAARSKLKERGVEIKDIADLVFYLQEKYHPNLEMETCIQNVERVLSKREVQNAVLTGIQLDELTERKLLDQPLQDILMKDEGLYGVDEIIALSIVNVYGSIGLTNYGFIDKQKPGILEKLNDKSSGACHTYLDDIVGAIAAAASSRLAHRAQKTE, encoded by the coding sequence ATGGGCCAAGAACCTATGGACCTTGTAGAACAAGCAGCGAGAAGTAAATTAAAAGAACGTGGTGTCGAGATCAAAGATATCGCAGACCTTGTTTTCTATCTCCAAGAAAAATATCACCCTAACCTTGAAATGGAAACTTGCATACAAAATGTAGAACGTGTACTTTCAAAAAGAGAAGTGCAAAATGCAGTGCTCACGGGAATTCAGCTTGACGAACTTACGGAAAGAAAACTGCTTGATCAGCCTCTACAAGATATATTAATGAAAGATGAAGGTCTATATGGAGTAGACGAAATCATCGCTCTTTCAATTGTAAATGTATACGGATCGATTGGCCTTACGAACTATGGTTTTATCGATAAACAAAAGCCTGGTATTCTCGAAAAGTTAAATGATAAATCCAGTGGTGCATGCCATACCTACCTTGACGATATTGTGGGAGCTATTGCGGCAGCTGCATCTAGTCGACTTGCCCATAGAGCTCAAAAAACAGAATAA
- a CDS encoding NifU family protein encodes MMQEQVQDVLNKLRPFLLRDGGDVELVDIEEGVVKVRLMGACGSCPSSTITLKAGIERALLEEVPGVTELEQVF; translated from the coding sequence ATGATGCAAGAGCAAGTACAAGATGTATTGAATAAACTACGTCCATTCCTTCTGCGTGACGGTGGAGACGTAGAGCTTGTAGACATCGAAGAAGGCGTAGTTAAAGTACGTTTAATGGGAGCATGCGGCAGTTGCCCTAGTTCCACTATCACACTTAAAGCAGGTATTGAACGCGCACTTCTTGAAGAAGTTCCTGGCGTAACTGAACTCGAGCAAGTATTTTAA
- a CDS encoding DUF1462 family protein, translating into MEEVLVYGAGERCASCVNLPSSEETAEWLKAALDRKYPDRQIVVRYIDIHSKLSGYEAAFASKVIDEDLFYPVVVVRNEIVSEGNPKLKDLYAVLEDRSATA; encoded by the coding sequence ATGGAAGAAGTACTCGTCTATGGAGCAGGTGAGCGCTGTGCGAGCTGTGTTAACTTACCTTCTTCAGAGGAAACGGCTGAATGGCTTAAAGCGGCCCTCGACCGCAAGTATCCAGATCGCCAAATAGTCGTTCGATATATTGATATTCATAGTAAACTTTCCGGATATGAGGCGGCTTTCGCTTCAAAAGTGATTGATGAAGATCTGTTCTATCCAGTTGTTGTCGTCCGAAATGAAATTGTGTCAGAAGGTAACCCTAAATTAAAAGACTTATATGCTGTTCTAGAAGACCGTTCTGCAACGGCTTAA
- a CDS encoding NAD(P)/FAD-dependent oxidoreductase encodes MKRLVLLGGGYGGMRILQKLFASDLPEDLTITLVDRNPYHSMKTEYYALAAGTASDHHIRVQFPVHKKLEIKYGEITSINLDSNVIHLNDDDNLAYDTLVIGLGCEDKYHNVPGADVHTLSIQTIDSSRRTYEVLNNLGAKSVVGIVGAGLSGVELASELHESRPDLQIKLFDRGHTILSAFPERLGKYVQSWFEERNVEVVSESNITKVEPNTLFNHGEPVHCDSIVWTAGIQPNKIVRDLDVEKDAQKRIVLNDYHSVPSHENVFVVGDCASLPHAPSAQLAEEQAEQIALVLQKQWKKETPPALPPIKIKGTLGSLGSKHGFGVMANRPLTGRVPRLLKSGILWMYKNHNG; translated from the coding sequence ATGAAAAGGCTAGTGCTATTAGGCGGCGGATACGGCGGTATGCGTATCCTACAGAAATTATTTGCATCTGATCTACCAGAAGACCTCACAATTACGCTTGTTGACCGAAACCCTTATCACAGTATGAAAACCGAGTATTATGCACTTGCTGCCGGAACAGCAAGTGATCATCACATACGTGTTCAATTCCCTGTTCATAAGAAGCTAGAAATCAAATACGGCGAAATCACTAGTATTAATCTTGACTCAAATGTTATTCACCTAAATGACGATGATAACCTTGCATATGACACGCTCGTCATTGGACTAGGATGTGAAGATAAGTATCATAACGTACCAGGTGCAGATGTTCATACGCTAAGCATTCAAACGATTGATTCATCTCGAAGAACGTATGAAGTATTGAACAACCTCGGCGCTAAATCTGTCGTTGGTATTGTTGGTGCAGGACTTAGCGGAGTGGAGCTAGCAAGTGAACTTCATGAAAGTAGGCCAGATCTTCAAATTAAGCTATTTGATCGAGGACACACTATTCTTTCTGCCTTCCCAGAACGACTTGGAAAATACGTTCAATCCTGGTTTGAGGAGCGTAACGTAGAAGTTGTTAGTGAATCGAATATTACAAAGGTGGAACCTAATACGCTCTTTAATCATGGAGAGCCTGTCCACTGTGATTCGATTGTTTGGACAGCTGGCATCCAACCTAACAAAATCGTAAGAGATCTTGACGTTGAAAAAGATGCCCAGAAGCGAATCGTCTTAAATGACTATCATTCTGTTCCAAGTCATGAGAATGTTTTTGTTGTAGGAGACTGTGCAAGCTTGCCACACGCACCAAGTGCTCAGCTTGCTGAGGAACAAGCAGAACAAATTGCTCTCGTATTGCAGAAACAATGGAAAAAAGAAACACCACCTGCGCTTCCACCAATTAAAATTAAAGGAACGCTTGGTTCACTCGGAAGCAAGCACGGCTTTGGTGTCATGGCCAATCGTCCACTTACTGGCCGAGTTCCTCGCCTACTTAAGTCAGGTATATTATGGATGTATAAGAACCATAACGGTTAA
- a CDS encoding DUF1450 domain-containing protein, which translates to MKTIEFCAGNLRENKRVWEALEKIHDIELIDYGCLGYCGNCYSESFAIVDGRLVNADTSEALIEKIMRKLNEKN; encoded by the coding sequence TTGAAGACAATCGAATTTTGTGCGGGAAACTTGAGAGAGAATAAGCGCGTATGGGAGGCCCTGGAGAAGATCCACGATATTGAATTAATTGACTACGGCTGTCTTGGTTATTGTGGGAACTGCTACTCTGAGTCTTTTGCTATCGTAGATGGACGTTTAGTAAATGCAGATACATCTGAAGCTTTAATAGAAAAAATAATGCGAAAATTAAACGAAAAAAATTAA
- a CDS encoding NupC/NupG family nucleoside CNT transporter, which produces MQILWGFGGMAVLFAIALIFSTNRKAINLRTVLGALAIQVAFAFVVLKWEAGKTALKQLSLFVQDIIGYANEGIGFLFGGLIGNEDIGMIFAFQVLTIIIFFSSLISVLYYLGIMQWVIRLLGGAISWALGTSKAESLSATANIFVGQTEAPLVIKPYLDKMTKSELFAVMTGGLASVAGSVLIGYSLLGVPLEYLLAASFMAAPGGLLMAKLIMPETETPETAKEIKMERNEDHVNVIDAAAHGASDGLKLALNVGAMLLAFIALIALLNGLLGAVGGWFGAGSITIQQILGYIFSPLAFVIGVPWQDAVQAGNYIGQKLILNEFVAFSSFGPEISAGNLTDKSVAIISFALCGFANFSSLAILLGGLGGLAPKRRPEIAKLGMRAILAGTLANLLNAAIAGMLIF; this is translated from the coding sequence ATGCAAATTTTATGGGGATTCGGTGGTATGGCTGTGTTATTTGCCATCGCACTAATCTTTTCTACAAATCGCAAAGCGATTAACCTTCGTACGGTACTGGGGGCACTTGCCATTCAGGTTGCTTTTGCATTTGTAGTATTAAAATGGGAAGCAGGTAAGACTGCTTTAAAGCAACTATCATTATTCGTTCAGGATATTATTGGATATGCTAATGAGGGAATTGGCTTTCTTTTCGGTGGCTTAATTGGAAATGAAGACATTGGAATGATCTTTGCATTTCAAGTACTAACGATCATTATTTTCTTCTCTTCTCTTATTTCTGTTCTTTATTACCTTGGAATTATGCAGTGGGTTATCCGTCTACTTGGTGGAGCGATTTCATGGGCGCTTGGAACAAGTAAAGCGGAGTCACTATCAGCTACTGCAAATATCTTTGTTGGTCAAACGGAAGCGCCACTTGTCATCAAACCTTATTTAGATAAAATGACGAAATCAGAACTTTTTGCAGTTATGACAGGAGGACTTGCTTCGGTAGCTGGTTCTGTCCTGATTGGTTATTCTTTATTAGGTGTACCACTTGAGTATTTACTAGCGGCAAGTTTCATGGCAGCACCAGGTGGTTTGTTAATGGCTAAGCTCATCATGCCAGAGACAGAAACACCAGAAACAGCGAAAGAAATTAAGATGGAAAGAAACGAAGATCACGTAAACGTGATTGACGCTGCTGCACATGGTGCATCAGACGGTCTGAAACTTGCTTTAAACGTTGGAGCGATGCTTCTTGCGTTTATCGCATTGATTGCCTTGCTAAACGGTTTACTTGGAGCAGTTGGTGGATGGTTTGGCGCAGGAAGCATAACGATTCAGCAAATTCTTGGGTATATCTTCTCACCACTTGCCTTTGTTATTGGTGTTCCGTGGCAAGATGCTGTTCAAGCAGGTAACTACATTGGACAGAAGTTAATTCTTAATGAATTTGTAGCTTTCTCTTCTTTCGGTCCAGAAATTAGTGCTGGAAACCTAACTGACAAATCAGTTGCGATTATCAGTTTTGCTCTTTGTGGATTTGCGAACTTCTCTTCTCTTGCTATTTTACTTGGAGGCCTTGGAGGTCTGGCGCCTAAACGTCGCCCTGAAATTGCAAAGCTTGGAATGCGCGCAATCCTTGCAGGTACGCTTGCGAACCTTTTAAATGCTGCAATCGCAGGTATGCTTATTTTCTAA
- the dapF gene encoding diaminopimelate epimerase, with protein sequence MQEITYTKMHGLGNNYIYINLFEQKLEEKNLPQYAREVSDVYTGIGSDGMILICPSDRAEVKMRIFNKDGSEGKNCGNGLRCVAKYAYENKLVSSTKFAIETLAGLVQAEVHLADDRVETVTIDMGRPEWTRGSLPMNGNSEDEVIDETVFYEEKPLQMTGVSMGNPHMVMFVDDIEKAPLTTAGPYFTDHQLFPESINVEFVEVVSSSEYHFRVWERGSGITQACGTGACAAVVAGVLNNKTLKGTEVTVHLAGGDLEITWDEDDHVWMTGPAVTISTGVYYTRK encoded by the coding sequence TTGCAAGAGATAACATATACAAAAATGCATGGTCTCGGTAACAATTACATTTACATCAACTTATTTGAGCAAAAGTTAGAAGAAAAGAACCTTCCTCAATACGCAAGAGAAGTATCGGATGTTTACACGGGTATAGGATCGGATGGAATGATCTTGATTTGCCCATCCGATCGAGCAGAAGTGAAGATGAGGATTTTTAATAAAGATGGGTCTGAAGGGAAAAACTGTGGGAATGGCCTCCGCTGCGTAGCTAAGTATGCATATGAAAACAAGCTGGTTTCTTCAACGAAATTTGCCATTGAAACGCTAGCAGGACTTGTACAGGCAGAAGTTCATTTAGCGGATGATCGTGTGGAGACTGTTACGATTGATATGGGGAGACCGGAGTGGACAAGAGGTAGTCTTCCGATGAACGGAAATTCAGAAGACGAAGTGATTGATGAAACGGTGTTTTATGAAGAAAAACCGCTTCAAATGACGGGAGTATCGATGGGGAATCCTCACATGGTGATGTTTGTCGATGATATAGAAAAGGCTCCTCTCACAACAGCAGGACCTTATTTTACAGATCACCAGCTATTCCCAGAAAGTATTAATGTTGAATTTGTTGAAGTAGTCTCTAGCAGTGAATACCATTTTCGGGTATGGGAGAGAGGCTCTGGTATTACTCAAGCTTGTGGAACAGGCGCATGTGCAGCAGTAGTAGCAGGCGTATTAAATAACAAAACATTAAAGGGTACAGAGGTGACAGTTCATCTTGCAGGCGGCGATCTGGAAATTACGTGGGATGAAGATGATCATGTCTGGATGACAGGACCAGCAGTAACGATATCAACTGGAGTTTATTATACCAGGAAATAA
- a CDS encoding aspartyl-phosphate phosphatase Spo0E family protein, with translation MVINRKFIQDSDCEEILREILRTKMTQAAIALGLNHPEVLTYSQKLDEKHNLILQLKYKHQASEVSISV, from the coding sequence GTGGTTATAAATCGAAAGTTCATTCAAGACTCCGACTGTGAAGAGATACTGCGTGAAATTCTACGTACAAAAATGACTCAAGCGGCTATAGCCCTTGGCTTGAATCATCCGGAAGTATTGACATATAGTCAAAAACTTGATGAGAAGCATAATCTGATATTACAGTTGAAATACAAACATCAGGCTAGCGAAGTGAGTATTTCTGTTTGA
- a CDS encoding HesB/IscA family protein has protein sequence MIHLSEAAAAQVKEMMKQEEGDSLYLRVGVKGGGCTGLSYGMGFDTEMKEDDQALDAQHGVTIIMDSESAPVLNGVKIDYKQNMMGGGFTIDNPNAIASCGCGSSFKTATNAGTPENC, from the coding sequence ATGATCCATTTATCTGAAGCTGCAGCAGCACAGGTAAAAGAAATGATGAAGCAAGAAGAAGGCGACAGTCTTTATTTACGCGTAGGCGTTAAAGGTGGCGGCTGTACTGGTTTAAGCTACGGCATGGGCTTTGATACAGAAATGAAGGAAGATGATCAAGCTCTCGACGCTCAGCACGGCGTAACGATTATTATGGATAGCGAAAGCGCACCCGTTCTAAACGGTGTGAAGATTGATTATAAACAAAACATGATGGGCGGCGGATTCACAATCGACAATCCGAACGCAATCGCATCATGCGGCTGTGGTTCTTCGTTTAAGACAGCGACGAATGCTGGTACACCGGAGAATTGTTAA
- a CDS encoding sugar phosphate isomerase/epimerase family protein produces the protein MTEIGVGLQLYTLRNECEKDLFGTLIRVEGIGYEGVELAGLHGHEPSVVKNKLDELGLSVIGHHIPIERIENELEAVIEEQKVLGNSRIICPWLPPERRSHEDFLKVAKIMKNAAEICTEHQMELGYHHHDFELGRSIEGSELFGILEAHSSIQAEFDIYWLNQVGHDPVEWMQKFSGRTPIIHLKDRSDDEREATAILGTGNIAIQEVVEQGQACGVKWWVVEQDECDVDPIESVTQSYKYLREIQLKK, from the coding sequence ATGACTGAAATTGGAGTTGGGTTACAACTTTACACGTTGCGAAACGAATGTGAGAAGGATTTATTCGGAACGTTAATAAGAGTAGAGGGCATTGGCTACGAAGGTGTTGAACTTGCGGGATTGCATGGCCATGAACCATCAGTGGTGAAAAACAAATTAGATGAACTTGGGTTAAGCGTCATTGGACATCATATCCCAATTGAGCGGATTGAAAACGAATTGGAAGCTGTTATAGAGGAGCAAAAAGTACTTGGAAACAGCCGAATTATTTGCCCATGGCTTCCACCTGAAAGAAGAAGTCATGAGGACTTTTTAAAGGTAGCTAAGATCATGAAGAATGCAGCGGAAATTTGTACTGAGCATCAAATGGAATTAGGATATCACCATCATGATTTTGAACTTGGTCGAAGTATTGAAGGTAGTGAGCTGTTCGGAATTTTAGAGGCGCATTCTTCCATTCAGGCTGAATTTGATATTTATTGGCTTAACCAGGTTGGTCATGATCCAGTTGAGTGGATGCAAAAGTTCTCAGGTAGAACACCAATCATTCATTTAAAGGACCGCTCGGATGATGAGAGAGAAGCAACGGCTATTCTTGGCACTGGTAACATTGCGATTCAGGAAGTAGTGGAGCAGGGGCAGGCATGCGGCGTAAAATGGTGGGTTGTTGAGCAGGACGAATGTGATGTTGATCCGATTGAAAGTGTGACTCAGAGTTATAAATATTTAAGAGAAATACAGCTAAAAAAATAA